Proteins encoded together in one Archangium lipolyticum window:
- a CDS encoding helix-turn-helix domain-containing protein, translating into MKPRERLLVGRLMEALIHSRTLQELVNSTEEFLLQLVSADCMALCASRLGQPNLDDWLVAKMPSVYFAHYADWKKEDVIRAANLEHRNIVLRDLDIITRETLESSFVYRLGQDMGVPLEQVMSVYLTQAGWEGNGGLSVYRMKRWPFSDRERYILQQITPMLAKAIQKCRVFVERELMDNLLEVQPDGQKPAFLVLTSTGEEVKRTGPVSDLLGKWFSPKECAQSGLPRVLLDKLTALMRDAGNLETGTDLWERKVEGETLRVTFVQLPHVDGHQYWQLRFQEVIHPYLTSWLEKLTPKEAEIANLLAQGLSDKDIANKANKELGTVKKQLGSIYQKLKADGVRGRTEFIALALRPRKKKS; encoded by the coding sequence ATGAAGCCACGGGAGCGCCTGCTCGTCGGCAGGTTGATGGAGGCTTTGATCCATTCCCGGACCCTGCAGGAACTGGTCAACAGCACCGAGGAGTTCCTGCTCCAGCTGGTCTCGGCGGATTGCATGGCGCTCTGCGCATCCAGGCTCGGACAACCCAACCTGGACGACTGGTTGGTGGCGAAGATGCCCTCCGTGTACTTCGCCCATTACGCGGACTGGAAGAAAGAGGACGTCATCCGCGCCGCCAACCTGGAACACCGCAACATCGTCTTGCGTGATTTGGACATCATCACGCGCGAGACGCTGGAATCCAGCTTCGTCTACCGGCTCGGTCAAGACATGGGCGTTCCACTCGAGCAGGTCATGTCGGTCTATCTGACCCAGGCGGGATGGGAGGGAAACGGAGGACTCAGCGTGTACCGGATGAAGCGCTGGCCCTTTTCCGACCGCGAGCGGTACATCCTCCAGCAGATCACCCCGATGCTCGCGAAAGCCATCCAGAAATGCCGGGTGTTCGTGGAGCGTGAGCTGATGGACAACCTCCTGGAGGTACAGCCGGATGGCCAGAAACCGGCGTTCCTGGTGCTGACTTCCACCGGCGAGGAGGTGAAGAGAACGGGTCCTGTGTCCGACCTGCTCGGTAAATGGTTCTCGCCGAAGGAGTGTGCCCAATCGGGGTTGCCTCGTGTGCTCCTGGACAAGCTGACCGCATTGATGCGGGACGCGGGCAATCTCGAGACAGGGACGGACCTCTGGGAACGAAAGGTCGAGGGAGAGACCTTGAGGGTGACGTTCGTCCAGTTGCCGCACGTGGATGGCCACCAATACTGGCAATTGCGATTCCAGGAGGTGATTCACCCCTATCTCACCTCATGGCTCGAGAAGTTGACCCCCAAGGAAGCCGAGATCGCGAACCTCCTGGCTCAGGGCTTGTCCGACAAGGACATCGCCAACAAGGCCAACAAAGAGCTTGGGACCGTGAAGAAACAATTGGGGAGTATCTATCAGAAGCTCAAGGCCGATGGCGTCAGGGGCAGAACCGAGTTCATCGCCCTCGCCTTGCGTCCGAGAAAGAAGAAGAGCTGA
- a CDS encoding superoxide dismutase translates to MPFTLPDLPYKKDALAPHISAETLEYHHGKHHAAYVTNLNKLLEGKPEASQSLEQVILGSEGAVFNNAAQVWNHTFYWHCMKPNGGGRPTGELAEAITRDFGSFERFREEFANAAATQFGSGWAWLVLEKGKLAVTKTGNADLPLKHGQKALLTIDVWEHAYYVDFRNARPKYIDTFLEKLVNWDFVLQNLTGR, encoded by the coding sequence GTGCCGTTCACCCTCCCCGACCTGCCCTACAAGAAGGATGCTCTCGCCCCTCACATCAGCGCGGAGACGCTCGAGTACCACCACGGCAAGCACCACGCCGCGTACGTGACGAACCTGAACAAGCTGCTCGAAGGCAAGCCCGAGGCGAGCCAGTCGCTGGAGCAGGTCATCCTCGGCAGCGAGGGAGCCGTCTTCAACAACGCCGCCCAGGTGTGGAACCACACGTTCTACTGGCATTGCATGAAGCCGAACGGGGGTGGGCGCCCGACGGGTGAGCTCGCGGAGGCCATCACGCGCGACTTCGGCTCGTTCGAGCGCTTCCGCGAGGAGTTCGCGAACGCCGCCGCCACGCAGTTCGGCTCGGGCTGGGCCTGGCTCGTGCTCGAGAAGGGCAAGCTCGCGGTGACCAAGACGGGCAACGCGGATCTGCCGCTCAAGCATGGCCAGAAGGCGCTGCTGACCATCGACGTGTGGGAGCATGCGTACTACGTGGACTTCCGCAACGCCCGCCCGAAGTACATCGACACGTTCCTCGAGAAGCTCGTGAACTGGGACTTCGTCCTCCAGAACCTCACGGGGCGCTGA